The proteins below come from a single Oscillatoria sp. FACHB-1407 genomic window:
- a CDS encoding DUF547 domain-containing protein gives MQYDTWNQLLHRYVDSQGRVNYTAWKEESVEILDQWLIEIRSTQLIELTTTEQRLALWLNLYNALVIAQVLAFYPIATIRPTIFGIPDWISFFRFFSRPLYQLDGTRYSLNAIEHGTLRKEFTEPRIHFALVCAAIGCPLLRAEAYEPERVYAQLEEDAQRFITNSYKVRYDAQTQTLHCSQIFKWYKADFLKVAPSLTAYIQRYLLTVTMPDVTRVRYLPYDWRLNQRNNQRHLLK, from the coding sequence ATGCAATATGACACCTGGAATCAACTTCTCCACCGTTATGTAGATTCGCAAGGTCGAGTCAACTACACTGCCTGGAAAGAGGAATCCGTCGAGATCTTAGATCAATGGTTGATTGAGATCCGTTCCACTCAATTGATAGAGTTAACGACGACCGAGCAACGGTTGGCACTATGGCTTAACCTCTACAATGCGTTGGTGATCGCCCAAGTGTTAGCCTTCTATCCGATCGCCACTATTCGCCCGACGATCTTTGGCATTCCTGATTGGATTTCCTTCTTTCGCTTCTTTTCGCGTCCACTCTATCAATTGGATGGCACCCGTTATAGCTTGAATGCGATCGAACATGGAACCTTGCGGAAGGAGTTTACTGAACCCCGAATTCACTTTGCGTTGGTGTGTGCGGCGATCGGGTGTCCACTGTTGCGGGCGGAGGCGTATGAACCGGAACGAGTGTATGCTCAGTTAGAGGAGGATGCTCAGCGGTTCATCACCAATTCTTACAAAGTTCGGTATGACGCCCAAACGCAAACGCTCCATTGCAGTCAAATCTTTAAGTGGTACAAGGCAGATTTCTTAAAGGTGGCTCCGTCGCTAACGGCATACATTCAACGGTACTTGCTAACTGTGACAATGCCTGATGTGACTCGCGTCCGCTACCTTCCCTACGATTGGCGATTAAACCAACGCAATAATCAGAGGCATTTGCTGAAGTAG
- a CDS encoding TIGR04283 family arsenosugar biosynthesis glycosyltransferase yields MAQVSIIIPTLNEASCLERTLRYLSILNPPAREIVVVDGGSQDETVAIAHQAGVTVVAAQYQGRSVQMNLGATVATGEILCFLHADTLVPDDLVTVIETTLTDPAIACGGFISLMQGTHVTRWSVSLHNYLKTYYAPLFFRPHLFFFKGLRLLFGDQVMFCRRQDFWQCGGFDAAMPIMEEADLCLKLTRYGRIRQVNRVVQSSDRRVAHWGVWKATFIYLSIGFLWGIGVSATNLKRFYEEVR; encoded by the coding sequence GTGGCTCAAGTTTCTATCATTATTCCGACGTTAAATGAAGCCTCCTGTCTGGAGCGGACGCTGCGTTATTTGAGCATCCTCAATCCACCTGCCAGAGAGATTGTCGTCGTTGATGGAGGCAGCCAAGACGAGACAGTGGCGATCGCTCATCAAGCAGGCGTCACAGTCGTTGCAGCCCAATACCAGGGGCGATCGGTTCAGATGAACCTGGGTGCAACGGTGGCAACTGGAGAGATTCTCTGTTTTCTTCATGCCGATACGCTGGTGCCTGATGATCTGGTAACGGTGATTGAGACAACCCTGACAGATCCGGCGATCGCCTGTGGTGGCTTTATTTCGCTCATGCAGGGAACCCACGTCACCCGTTGGAGTGTGTCTCTACACAACTATCTCAAAACCTATTACGCCCCATTATTCTTCCGTCCTCATTTGTTTTTCTTCAAGGGTTTGCGCCTGTTGTTTGGGGATCAGGTCATGTTTTGTCGGCGGCAAGATTTTTGGCAGTGTGGCGGATTTGATGCGGCAATGCCCATTATGGAGGAGGCGGATTTGTGTCTGAAATTGACCCGCTATGGGCGGATTCGTCAGGTTAATCGGGTTGTGCAGTCCTCCGATCGCCGTGTGGCTCATTGGGGCGTTTGGAAAGCAACGTTTATCTATTTGAGTATTGGTTTTTTATGGGGCATCGGAGTCTCTGCAACCAATTTGAAGCGGTTCTATGAAGAAGTGCGGTAG